Proteins encoded by one window of Candidatus Rokuibacteriota bacterium:
- a CDS encoding DUF502 domain-containing protein, with protein MRNWFKVRLLTGFFVTVPAIATSWLLYVFWDKIDDFFSPGYERVFGRRIPGLGFLTAVALMFLMGTIATNVVGRRILSWAEGLLLRVPVFRSVYPSVKQLLQSFSPERRNAFKEVVLAEHPRKGEYVFGFLTGEVLVEGSEGKRQMVTVFIPTNNLYLGDVVLLPKEEVIPTGLPIEEGIRIILSAGTATPSRLPRFHG; from the coding sequence GTGCGCAACTGGTTCAAGGTCCGCCTGCTCACCGGCTTCTTCGTCACCGTCCCTGCCATCGCTACCTCGTGGCTGCTCTACGTCTTCTGGGACAAGATCGACGACTTCTTTTCCCCCGGTTACGAACGGGTCTTCGGCCGCCGGATCCCTGGCCTCGGCTTCCTCACCGCAGTGGCGCTGATGTTCCTCATGGGGACGATCGCCACCAACGTGGTGGGCCGGCGGATCCTCTCGTGGGCGGAGGGCTTGCTCCTCCGGGTGCCTGTGTTCAGGAGCGTGTACCCTTCGGTCAAGCAGCTGCTCCAGTCCTTCTCTCCCGAGCGGCGGAACGCCTTCAAAGAGGTGGTCCTGGCCGAGCACCCGCGCAAGGGCGAGTACGTCTTTGGCTTCCTCACCGGGGAGGTGCTGGTGGAGGGGTCCGAGGGCAAGCGCCAGATGGTGACCGTGTTCATCCCGACGAACAACCTCTACCTCGGCGACGTGGTCCTCCTCCCGAAGGAAGAGGTGATCCCGACCGGGCTGCCGATCGAGGAGGGGATCCGGATCATCCTCTCAGCCGGCACCGCAACCCCGTCCCGCCTCCCCCGGTTCCATGGCTGA